From the genome of Poecilia reticulata strain Guanapo linkage group LG22, Guppy_female_1.0+MT, whole genome shotgun sequence:
CCTTTTTATTGCTGGGTTACATCACTTTTTAGCCTTGTAGCCCAATCGTAATAATTGTACCCATAAAGAGTAAGACTGAAATTTGGAAAAGTATCTTTAAGCCTTTTATTAAAGGCCTAccaatgttctttttttcagaacttCAATAATGTAACATATGCATTTTGAAAAGCTTTgcaagttttattaaaaaaaacaaaaaaacaaaacaaagctaaccgtgttaatttctgctttagaCCAATGATGTATTTAAAACCTACTTATATGTCTCCTTTTTTGAAGAGTGTCTGCTTTAGCTAAAATACATCAGTAAAtccattttgtatttctgaTTTAAGCTCTTTAGGACTTTGAGTACttctgtaattttaatttttcttataaGAGTGAGACTCTTATTATGAAGAGTCTTTGTGAGCTTTACTTAGAAAGTCAAAGTTTCAACCTACGACTTGTAGAATTTCTTGTTTCCAAAGAGCAAAATCACACAATATCCAATGGTCTAAACAAATGTCTGCCTCACTTATTACTACACCTTCAACATTCAATACAATGCCCCATCAACCTTCATCTAACTTGATTTATGCCtccttgttcttgtttttcaatAGGCCATTTGTATTCCAACACCAGGAGGACAGTGGGGATTCTAGATTTGGGTGGAGGATCTACTCAAATCACTTTCCTTCCAAAATCAAAGGTGAATGAAGTCATTCATCTGCAAATTAAATAAGTTCAAGTCTTTTAGAACTGGCTAACACTGGCTAACACTCTTTGATCCACCAGAAAACAATTGAAGTTGCTCCAAGAAGTTTCACAGCCAAATTCAACCTGTTCAACCACACATATGAACTCTACACACACAGGTAAATGACTTGACAAATGTGGGATTAAAAAGTAACGCATGGATACTTCACTTATTCTAAATATGTACCATATTTACATAGTTACCTTGGAAATGGTCTAGTTGCCGCCCGCCTCGCAACACTTGGAGCACTAGGAGCCGATGGTAAGtcatattcattttattatgtATGCCTTGTGCATTTGCTCTGGGAAATGCTCAGTGTCaggcaaaaatgtttattgtttatgcTTTCCCAGGACTGGATTGGAAAGTCTTCACTAGTTCCTGCCTCCCGAAAAAATACAGAGAAGAAGTGAAATTTGGAGGGGACAGCTATAAAGTTAGCGGGATTCCAGGCGGTAAGATTAAAGCCTCCTGAGGTTTTGAATTCTCTCCCATTGTCCTGACTCCAACAATCCATACATTCCTCTCTCTAAAGCCTGGAACCAAACAGAGTACAGTACAATACAGTCTCACATGAGAGCATATATCAGCCAGTGCTCGTTTAATCTTGGCACCAAACACATGTTTTAtcgttctctctctcttatcGTTCCCACTTGGACAATTAAACTGTCGTCAACCTTGTATTTAGATGAGAGTGAAGACTGTCAGTTAACTTCACAAATAAGCGAGTCACTCCCATACCACAGCCAAGTAGCCAAAGGTTGCCAGGTCATCCCTGagttgttatatttttcattgcAGAGAGATCATTTTGATCTTGGCCTGGACACAATTGTGTGTTTCAAAATAGGCGGCACAACTGGACTGTGCTAGCTGTCACTCCTGTCAGCACATGGTTTTGCCGGCACAATCGCACCAACTGTTCCCATGGGGCCGTGTGAAAGTTGTCCTTCTGGGGCTTTCCTTTAGATCACGTCTGGTGAGCCCCGAGTTTCACCCGCCCGCTGACCTCGGAGTGCGGCTTCCAGCTCTCCTAGTTGCATTCCATCcatctttgttttccaaaaCTCCCTTTTCTTCACTTCCCTTAATGTGAAGGAAGACCACTCTTCAAacctctgctgtcttgtcttgttaTAGGATATGCAGGCTATAAACTGTGCTACTACGAGGTCATGAGGGTCGTCAAGGGAAATTTTCACCAACCGTACGAAGTGAAAGGCAGCAGCATCTTCTATGCTTTTTCCCACTACTATGACAGAGCTGTGCAGACTGGCCTCGTCAGTAAGTGAGAACAGACCTTTGAGCCACCTTCCAGCGTCATTATCTTTTATGCTAATTATAATCTCTTGCACAAGGTTGGTATTCAAATTGcacgtttgtttttgttgcacacCAGGCAGTCTAGGTGGTGCGGTTGAAGTAAGAGACTTCAAGAAGAAAGCCAAAGAAGGTAAGAGTTACATCATAACCTCCTTAAAGCAGTCAAAGGGGTTGGGAAGGATCTTTACAAATTAAACAGTCCTGATCTAAAAGAGGCAACAGTTTGTGTACATCTCAGAATTTCAGGGAGTTAGACTGAGAGCTGATGGGTATAAAAAGCTACGGCCATATTACCTTGCTTTGTTTTGGTCCAGAGAACATTCAGTAAACAAGTCATTGATGATCTAGGGGTCCAGATATATTTAGGCCAAGGATCATTCAGTACCATATAGACCaataaaactactttaaattcaatacttaaaaaaaagagagagcgtAGAGTGATTTATGAACTCCTGTGCTATCACACACTTTCTTGTTGTTGGTCAAGACTTTGGCAGCAGCATTTTATATCAGTAAAATTcccattaaaatattcaaacctaCTAAAAACAGCATACATTGGTGAAAACTActattatgacaaaaaaaactattatccCAGTGTTCTTAAAATAGAAGCAGGGTGAATTGGTAATGAACTCTATGTGGATGCTAAATTTTACTTACATGAAGACTTAGATTTCTTCTTGGTTGGATTTGAGCAAGGCTACAGTATGGTCTCACCTCTAGTGAGACTATAGAAACATTGAATCAGTGATTATAATAGAATGGAGTGATAAGGTTGGATGAAATATAAAGTTGTATTTAATTTGCATGTATGAAGTATTGTAACAGAGAAGAGAGCCTTGGAGAACCCCACATGTAATTTTTGATcactaagatttttttattgccaaatATCACTGATCTAAAGCAACCACTGTACTACAATATCATACCCTAATCACAATGTATCAGCTTCCAGACTACAGCTCCCAGTGTAGGGGACCCCAAGTCTCTGCCACAGGAATTTTGTGGCTTTGAAGTTGAAAAGtttgggaaacactgctttagagGGTGAAATCTatgtttctgatttaaaatgtcatgcaaaagaaaactCTGAAGAGGCATTTTTGCACCTCAAATGACAGCCAAATAGCTCCATTTCTCCagccaagaaagaaaaacttccaCACATTTCAGTTATCAACTTAACTTTCTGACCACTGTAATGTAGAACCTCACTTATAGCCAACAGGAATGAGTTGGTGAGTTGCATAACACTGTTTGTGTTGTGAGAACACTGTCACATGGTCTCAAGAAATGAGTCTCGCTCAAGCTCGGCTGGCGAGCGAGCTGAAGGTGTCTGCAGGTCCCAGGCAGGAGGGCACCTGGCAGATACACACCACCTGGATGCTGGAACAtgctgacacacacaaacacatgcctGGCTGCTTAACACCACCACCCACCCACAGCCTTGTGCTGACCCCCGGCCGTACTCCTCACACCTCCCTGCGTACGCAGACACACATAACAGAAAGGTCATTCTGTCAGGGGTCAGAAGAGGTCTCCCCTGTACTTCTCTATGGATTGTCattgaaatattgttttgatatatgtgaaatatgcattttttttctgtatttgcagTGTGcaacaaaatgaccaaatacCGTGCCATCAGCCCTTTCCTCTGCATGGACATGACGTATATTACTTGCCTGCTAAAGGAAGGCTTTGGCTTCAAGGACAGCACCGTCCTGCATGTAAGTGACTCAGGTTACCTACTGCAATGCATGTGGGAGTCATAGTGTCCCTGGATTCAAACATTGAGAAAAGTGTCTGTATTTAAATGGAGATTCttatcttctgtttcttttttcctcagctGGCGAAGAAGGTGAACAATGTGGAGACCAGCTGGGCTCTGGGGGCGACCTTTGACTTCTTCAGGAACTTCAACATCCACCAAAACTAGCTGCAGTCGCTGCCGCTGGCACTGAGAGGGACAGTCTGTCACTGTGGGGCCTCCTTTCCTCTGACCACCCAACCTCCTCAATTCTTACTAAAACCTCATCATCCTGCAAACACTAAATGAactctttttttaagaaaaaaaaaagaagaaatcactATTTTTATAAGGCCAGCTTTTTCTACTGTATATCAAGCTCATCATTGGTGggttgactttatttttataaaacgtTTACATGTTTCCTATTGGGTGGCGGACCTGAAATGTCTTTCTGGCCAACCTGTAAAGGGTAAAGAGGGAAACTTTGGAGGCAGTGATAGGAGCCATGGTATTTTGGTGCTTACTGTGGTCCTGGTGTGCGCTGTGCAGAACAGTGGAATAAATTTAGACAATAGTTGCCGGAGCCGCAACCACAATTGTCTTTCTAGATGcttgtaaatctgtttttttttttttctagctgtaaatctttttttttttttttttttatacagggGCCCAGTTAATTTGCTCTTGTCATTAGACAAATAAGACATCATTGGAAACAGAGCAGTTAACTACCAGACAGCTTCTTTTTTCCTCAACATCGCACAAAACACTTTAACTGCAGTTATTGTAGCCAAGACATGACTATTTGCTTTGACTTCCTTTACAGagttgtatatatatttatcattatttgggttttttcttAAATAGACAAATGGTGTAGGAAAATGCCTCTAAAATTGAATGAACCAGTATAGTTTGTTCCACCAAGAgtaggagagaaaaaaaatgttttatcttattttattgtgactggAAGCCACTCAAGGATCCAGCAGCATCATCTACAGCCATTTAATGATACATAAACccaaattacataaaacatgtCTGGAAACTAtgctttctttactttttgtgaattgtacaaatatttaaatagttgaaagtttattattttttattatctgtactCAATAACATGTTACTGCTCTTCCTACAATATTCCGTGTTTTCATTACTCACCATATTCAGTTACTACTGCTGTACATACACAATGTAAACTTAGTGAAActgtttttcaatatttacaaaataaattgtcaTGCCGCGCAATTTCCGAGAAATATTTGTCAGTATGaaaagtctgatgtctgatcatttgtacattgtttttaataaatgtcgTGACAATAACCAAACaagtatgttttaataaaacatgaaaatgtgctTAGTGTCATGGTGCCGTGGTAGAAAATTGCAAAATcaccaaaatgttcaaaaagttaaacttgtATAACAGAGATTCATTTCACACAGAGTGCTTTTTAGGCATTTATCATTGTTAGTTTTGGCATAAAGAtagtgaaaaaaacaagaacattatAACAAAAAGGGATTGTTAAAACTGAAAGgtagttttatttatctgatcACCGAGAGCTTCCACACAGCAAAGACCACTAAAGATCATTGCTAAGGCAGCTGGATGTTCAGTGTTTTAATGGAACGTCAGGTGGAAGAAAAACGTTTCAAAAGTAACAGAAATATTGACTTCAGGAAGCTTGGGAAGCAAAACCTATTCATATTcaagagaagtttaaagcacaGACTGGAGACAGTGTTTCAAGAGCCACTACACAGACATATTTAGGACATAGGAGAACAGGGACTGGAAAGttgttcagttatttaaaacCCTATTTTGAGAGGAAAGtcaattttgcatttcatttggaaattatGGTCtgagagtctggaggaagagtggagaggcaCATATCCAAACTGCTTGAGGTCCAGCAGGAAGTTTCCATTGTCAGTAATGATTTGGGGAGCCATGTCATCTGCTTATgctgtcaagaggaagatgagacaCTGGACCCAACATGGCAGCTTAAAGCTGCTATTTAAGCAACCTGGGCTTCCTAAATACCTCAGCAGGTTCATAGGCGAAATGCTTCCATGCCACGCCACACTGATGCAGTAACTTGTGGAAAGGGAGCCTCAAAAAATTGCATATACTGAATATGGCTATAATAGTCAGTAGGCTGTCTACTAGAAACCCTTTTGTATGTTCTTATGTAATACTCCAATGTTCGGAGAAAGTGAATCCATcaaaaatttacagaaataagCACTTAAAATGTATCTCTCCGTATACAATGATCAATATGAGCTTTGTATTTTGAACTAAAATTACTGACATACATTATAACTAATTTAATGTGAAGACCCTgtagtttgattcattttctttaacatcACACACAAAGAAGACATACATaatgaggcttttattttatttttacattcatcTTTACAGCTTTTAAAGCTCAAAGTTTAGAGAAGACTGATGACGACGTCCCTGCAGGTGCATCATTTGCTTGCGTATGCCATGATTTGCTCCTGAAAGAGGAGATGAGGGACAATTTTACAAACATACTTCACAGATGCGTGTTAGGACAGAGTCGCGCCGACTGTAAACTCGTGAACTCGCAGGatttaaaatggaagaaaatgtcacttttaactTAGCGGCTCCATAGTGAAACGCCTTCCTGAGCAGTTACAGTCGTGTCGGTCTGAATCACTTAGTAGGAAATAAAGCCGTTTCACATGAGCGGTCACTAATAAAAAGGAGTGTGAAAACGCAAGCCAACACCACTGTCCGCTGCCCCGGGGCCAACAGTGCACCCCACCCACACACTTTTGGTAACACTAAATTTGGGGCTAAACTTAGATGCTATAGTAGTAGGTTCAGAGGCCTTAAAATTATAGACACGGCTACAGTAAAGCTCCATGTAATCAGAACAGAGGGCGGAGGGTGGGGCCACAGAATGGGCGGAGCTTTTGGCTTGACAGGTGGTTGACGTTCTCAGGTTGGCTCAGTAGAAGTGGAAGCTTACTTTTAGAGTCGGGAGCATGTTGGTGGCCTGCAGACCGAAGGTGCGTAGGAGAACCGCAGGAGCTGCGTTGGTGGAGTAAAGACGCTTCATGAGGTCAATGGCAGTCATCATGGGCAAATTGTGCCGCTGACGTTCCGTCTCGTATTCTAACAAGTGCTGTATGGCTCCTGTGTGCAGAAAATCTTACAGTTAAAGCACTTCAGAGAATAAGCCTTGCTCATATTATAGTTTTCAGTCAGGTGGAAGCTTGCAAAATTTTAACGGTTTGGTATATAAtgattgtttgtttgctttttgtgacCTTCAGTATTTTTGCCAATGCCTGCTGGCTTTTAAagtgtggactttgactaagccgCTCTAGAACATGAATATGGTTTGATGTAAACTACTCTGCTGTAGCTTTCGCAGCACATTTAGGGTTGTTGAACCTTCACCCCTGTCTCAAGACTTTTGCCGTGTTagacatgttttcttccaggataaCCCTGCATTTAGCCCCATCCATCTTTCCTGAAGCTTCCCAGCaggatgctgctgccaccaccacgtttCACTGCAGGGAAGGTGTGATAAGCAGTGTTAGTTTTGCATGTTGGTCAAAAACGTTCAATTTTGGTCTGATCTGCTCAGATAACATTCTTCCACGTTAACCGTTTCTGTTTTCCCGGAAtggattgtgtttttcttgaaacTCGAGATCTCTTGTGGCTTTCTGTCAGccactttcttttttacttctgtTAGCAACTCTTCCATAAGAACAGGTTTGCAGAGTGCAAACTAATAGgtgtcctgtcaacagattcttccacctgagctaTGATTTGTGCAGTTCCTCCAGTGCTCTGTGAGGTGTTTAAGGTTTGGCATATTGTTTTGCAACCttaaaacttctccacaactttatctatgatctgtctgctgtgttaTTTCTTCATCATGTTAACTAATGTTCTATTGTGACTTCCAACGGTATTTTGATGCAGTGGATTGTATTTAGGGGTATTAGAGTAAAGGGGATATGCCAGatatttcagatttctatttgcaCCAACTTTTGGAAACCAGAAATCCTTCTCCTTCAGAGTAATAccccactttgtgttggtctgttcaATAAATTCTCAATCCAATATATTGGCTTTAGTGGCAGTAACAGGACAAAAATGAGAAAGCCAGAAAACctgcttctttttaaagattagtACTACACGTTGGGTTGGAACAGCGGCCATGGAAACTAGCTCAGAGCAAACCACTTGTTGTCTGTTTGAAGTTCTCACTGACCCAGGTCCTTCCCATTAAAAGCTGCATGGCTCAGGAGATGTGTGAGGCAAGCCACATCCCCGAAACCCAAGTTGACTCCCTGACCTGCCAGCGGATGGACACGATGTGCTGCatctctgaaaacacaaacataccaTCATGGACATCATGCTGTTCCACAGACAGTCAATATTTCATGCTTTCATACAAGAAAGAAGCTAAAAACAGGCGCAAcctttaaaaagcagatttgTTTGGGGGTGCGAAGCTGTGATGTGCAGAGCATCCTCGTCTTACCCGATGAGAGCCACTCTGTGCCTGATGTACTCTGACGCGTGACCGACTCCCAGCGGGAACATGACTCTGCTTTTCGGGCCGATCCCCGCCACACTCGGTGGAAGCTGTCGTGGTGAACCGGCGGAAGGCATAATGGCTGACAGGGCGCCCCGGAACAAAGCGCCGGCTGTCTCAATTAGGTCTGACTGATTCTCAATGCTCCACTGTCACAGACATAttcacacagagacagaaaacaggCATTATTCTCATGAGTGGACAGAGAATCGAGTTGACAcagggagtaaaaaaaaaacttgaggcCAGCAAAATAGCTACCACCCCCTCCTTCCTAACTAACTGGTTTGGCAGGGCCTCAGGAGCTCGGCTAATTGAAAGAAGATGCCGGCCAGGCAGTGCAGTTGAATTAGCTctgtttgaaaaacattccaTGCAGTAATGGTCGACACTGGAAGACCACAGGTTTAATTAGCAAACCAGGCTTAAAACCAAGCGTGACTCAGTCGTGGTGACCCCATCCATCAGGAAGGCGAGTAAAAATAGCCACCTTGGGAAAACGGAGGTTCTCCCAAACgtagaaaaaacacacaaaggtaTATCAATCCTGCagggaaattattattattattctatttgGTTTTGGCCCAAACTCCAACGAAGATGTTTGTGTGAGTCACTCAAAAAGAGGTCAACATGCAGGTGTTTGGAGAATCCCCCCCACGCACAGACAGAAATGTCGCAACATCTCACTGACTGACCTGAATActgactgtaaataaaacagaagtgaGACTGTTAGGTCTAAGTTTTCTCTGGACAAATTTATAGATTTAGGGTATATTTCCACGTGAatgcttattattttattttgattctttatttttatatttagtcatATTTCAATTACAATATCACACctataaatctttttttataagttttatataGCTTATTGTGTTCACTAATATTTAATACCTGGGATGGAGTCAACAAATTGGCAATTTCCCCTCGTAATCAATAAAGCATAATCTATTCCAGACTCACAAAGGCTGAGTTGATGGCGTCGACGAAGCTCTCCTCgtccagctccagcagctcctctgcAAGGTGATGGCTGGTTGACCACACCAGTGAGCTCTTTGTGTCAGAAAGCTACACACAGATAGCAGCATCATCAGATACTTCTGCAACAGGTGGATACTTTTCAAGAAATAACTACGACTGTTAAAAGTGAGAAAGATTACCGGTAACATAGCAATGGGTCCAGTTGGGAGAAACCTTTGCCAGGCAACATTGTTCTCTGTGGGCTGAAACACACAAACCAAAGTATTAGTTTTGCTGCAATGTATGTTAAAGATACATTGCAAAAATACTGAACTTTGACACATTTCAGGGTGTTGCGACCACACACAATGTTAAAAGTTGAGGTTTGCTGTAGGCACTTGTTTTGCCACAAATTTTCAATTGAATTTAGTTCTGAATTTTGACTGGGTGTCCTTCCAGATGTTTGGATCTCCTATCTAAACTGTGGAAGAAAAACTTGCAATTTTAAGAAGATGGACTAAACAGCTTGAGAtattgtagattttatttactaACTGGATGACCTCTGGATGGgatgggattttatttatgattatCATAATAAAGAGTAATATATGCATATTTATGCACacgacatttttatttttacttaaggcTTATTAGATTTATTATGCTTCATTGAACAGGTTGCTGCTCAATGAACTGGGTTGCTATGAAACAGTGCCTGTTGAATGTAACTtattgggaggtttttgaaacgggtcattttccagacaccaaaaaacatcttGCCAAAAAGCGGtttcctgtgtttttaggcacttgggctgtttttagaagtagTAGAGAACCAAATGGAagcatgaaaacatgcaaaatgtgaatttgcaTAACAAGTCCCGTTTAAACCATGTATTATAATTATGAAGCTTTATGTTGGCTTATTACATCAAAccttaaaaaagtaataataccTCTGACAGATGTAGCACTGCAACCACAGCAGACTGGTCATAGTTCCACTTGACTGTGGGTATTCCCAGTTTCTGCCTCACCATTGAATTTGGCCCATCAGCACCAATCTGCAAAACACAAGAGTAGAAAACTCAGAAGGAAAGGATGTAAAAATAGTAATTGTTTGTATGGTTCAGTTTGAAATACCAGCAGCTTTGCTTGAAGAGTTTCTCCATTAGCCAAAGTGACCTTCACCCAGGGGATGGACTCGGCTGCGTGATGAGGCATTGGCCATGTGTACTTCACCACTTTAGACTTGTACTTAACTTGCACGTTTTCTGACAACAAGAACACAGAACATGTGACttctatatatacatatatatatgcatatacaCAAGGAGCCAAAAGAAAACTGTTACTGAAATTACAGCTACAAAATGTGTGAGTTTCTCACATCAAAAGGGGTAAAATTGGCTTTATGAATGCATCATCTTACTAAATCAGTAATTTgctactgaaaagaaaaaaaaaagtgaaagaatgcCTATCTTGCAGCCAAAGTGGGGAAAGATCTATAAACCACCCCATAAAACACTACTGGTTTTCCTCGCTGGCGCGTGGTAACTGCCAGGCTTTTCATTTGACAATCTCCTTAATGGCCTTGGCCTGCCGCACTACACTGACTAATAGTGTTTACCTACAAGCACGCCACTCTGCACTTTGGAAATGCTGCCAGCGTCTTAGATTTTTGCACTAAAGCTGCCACTTTTCCCAAAAATATCAGCATCTGGACATCCCACACATGGAAGGATTCTGGCTCGTGCTGACTTGGAGCGGGACCCATCCGCAGAGCAGCTACTGGTTCCTGCAACACGGTTGTCAAATATGGGTTTTCTCTGATCGGAACGCATGGTTACATTGAAAACAGCTGGCGGGGGGaccgcattttttttttttttttctgcatgtaaCTGCATCTTCAGCATAACATTGTGAAGGCTAAAATGAGAGCAGGGACACATGCGAGGCACATGAGGCAAAAAACGTGCCGCGACCACATGCCTGCCGTTTGGtgtgaaatgttgaaaactgtttATAAATATGCCATTTAAACTGTCAAGCACATAGCAGAGAGTTTTTATTTGCTCAGATGTCAACAGAGCCACACACTGTAAGTGACTGTGTGTGTCGGGAGGGATGGCAGACCTTAGGAGCACATGGCAACTTTAAATAGGTCACTGGACCAATGCACGTGTCCTCAGAGGGTGCCGAGATGCTGCAACTcccaaaatgtgagtttttattgaatttgaaggaaaaacatgGATGGCTCCAAGAGCTTGTCTTTAAAAACACTCATAGAGaaagaagacaaataaaacCAGAGGACAGAAAGGGATTCAGATGGTGCCAAAATCAACGCTCATTAAGCAAACTGGAGAGAAAATCTTGCTACTGTGTGgaacttcatgttttattcacatttattgcagaaaaaaaggtaCTAAACATGTCTCCACTGGTTAAATACTTATTAAGAAAGACTTTGTTAGTCAGCTTTCAGACATTTCCTGCCTGGAGAAATTAGTCTCATCCATTACTGGTGTGATTTTGATGTGTTCttgcgcgcgcgcacgcacgcacgcacgcacgcacgcacgcacNNNNNNNNNNNNNNNNNNNNNNNNNNNNNNNNNNNNNNNNNNNNNNNNNNNNNNNNNNNNNNNNNNNNNNNNNNNNNNNNNNNNNNNNNNNNNNNNNNNNNNNNNNNNNNNNNNNNNNNNNNNNNNNNNNNNNNNNNNNNNNNNNNNNNNNNNNNNNNNNNNNNNNNNNNNNNNNNNNNNNNNNNNNNNNNNNNNNNNNNNNNNNNNNNNNNNNNNNNNNNNNNNNNNNNNNNNNNNcacacacacacac
Proteins encoded in this window:
- the coq6 gene encoding ubiquinone biosynthesis monooxygenase COQ6, mitochondrial; the protein is MHKLTKAPLVINGLGRCLITEKHLPAVNIIRRGLVCSENRTDSSKTEVYDVIISGGGMVGSAMACSLGMDPNLAGKKILLLEAGHKKVMDRVPDTYSTRVSSISPGSATLLSGIGAWEQITRMRCKPYKRMQVWDACSDALITFDKEDLLDEMAYIVENDIVVAAITRQLDAMPENVQVKYKSKVVKYTWPMPHHAAESIPWVKVTLANGETLQAKLLIGADGPNSMVRQKLGIPTVKWNYDQSAVVAVLHLSEPTENNVAWQRFLPTGPIAMLPLSDTKSSLVWSTSHHLAEELLELDEESFVDAINSAFWSIENQSDLIETAGALFRGALSAIMPSAGSPRQLPPSVAGIGPKSRVMFPLGVGHASEYIRHRVALIGDAAHRVHPLAGQGVNLGFGDVACLTHLLSHAAFNGKDLGAIQHLLEYETERQRHNLPMMTAIDLMKRLYSTNAAPAVLLRTFGLQATNMLPTLKEQIMAYASK